One Microcoleus sp. bin38.metabat.b11b12b14.051 genomic window carries:
- a CDS encoding M28 family peptidase, translating into MNLKERLHSHLIQIVRDRNPYMASAGHFYVQQYIREELGQWGTVEIDDFTVRGRIHHNFILDLPPLNPPLGKGGKQENLLPSKKVSKQGLPAIIIGAHYDTVPGTPGADDNATGVAVLLELARAIALQPLKYPVQLVAFDMEEAGYFGSSHHAAKYKQQQQSIRLMISLEMLGYCDRTPNSQSYPTGLKYFYPNTGNFIALVGNLRTVRDMIALSRNIRKVGQPCEWLPVPNRGLIVPDTRRSDHVPFWDNGYPAIMVTDTANMRNPHYHKPSDKIETLDLDFLAGVCGGLVEAIKYIR; encoded by the coding sequence ATGAATCTCAAAGAACGCCTCCACAGCCACCTCATCCAAATTGTACGCGATCGCAATCCTTACATGGCATCCGCAGGACATTTCTATGTCCAGCAATACATTCGCGAAGAGTTGGGACAGTGGGGCACTGTAGAAATCGATGATTTTACAGTGCGCGGGCGAATTCATCACAATTTCATCTTGGACTTACCCCCCCTCAATCCCCCCCTTGGTAAGGGGGGGAAGCAAGAGAATCTACTCCCCTCCAAAAAGGTAAGTAAGCAGGGGTTGCCGGCGATTATAATAGGCGCTCATTACGATACTGTGCCGGGGACGCCTGGGGCGGATGATAATGCTACGGGTGTTGCTGTGTTGCTGGAACTCGCAAGGGCGATCGCACTTCAACCGCTAAAATATCCAGTACAGTTAGTTGCCTTCGATATGGAAGAAGCTGGTTATTTTGGAAGCAGCCATCATGCTGCTAAATACAAGCAACAACAACAGTCAATTCGGTTGATGATATCTTTGGAAATGTTGGGTTATTGCGATCGCACTCCCAACTCCCAAAGCTATCCGACGGGACTGAAATATTTTTATCCAAATACTGGCAATTTTATTGCTTTAGTTGGGAACTTGCGGACTGTGCGCGATATGATTGCTTTGAGCCGAAATATCCGCAAAGTCGGTCAACCTTGCGAGTGGTTGCCCGTGCCGAATCGAGGTTTAATTGTCCCGGATACTCGCCGCAGCGATCATGTTCCTTTTTGGGATAATGGTTATCCGGCGATTATGGTGACGGATACTGCTAATATGCGGAATCCTCATTATCATAAACCGAGTGATAAGATTGAGACTTTAGATTTGGATTTTCTGGCGGGTGTTTGTGGGGGCTTGGTTGAGGCGATTAAATATATTAGATAG